Proteins from a single region of Streptomyces sp. HUAS 15-9:
- a CDS encoding class I SAM-dependent DNA methyltransferase: MTEPDFIQATRSSYDAIAKEYADRYPDHLADRPVDRAMLTAFAELASAAAPAPVADLGSGPGHITARLHDLGVPTFGVDISPRMTALAREAHPHLRFHVGSLTSLDLPDGTLAGIAALYSIIHVPDEHLPAAFAEFHRTLVPGGHVLLAFQYGDGDGLRLTERFGHEISLDYHWRTPDTVATVLTEAGLHPLARTVREPLDEEKLPRGFILARKAPADRHGQQDQTSA; encoded by the coding sequence GTGACGGAACCGGATTTCATCCAGGCCACCCGCTCGTCCTACGACGCCATCGCCAAGGAGTACGCGGACCGCTACCCGGACCACCTCGCGGACCGGCCCGTGGACCGCGCCATGCTCACCGCCTTCGCCGAACTGGCCTCGGCCGCCGCCCCCGCACCCGTCGCCGACCTCGGCAGCGGCCCGGGCCACATCACCGCCCGTCTGCACGACCTCGGGGTGCCGACCTTCGGCGTCGACATCTCCCCCCGGATGACCGCCCTGGCCCGCGAGGCGCACCCGCATCTGCGCTTCCACGTGGGCTCGCTGACGTCCCTGGACCTCCCGGACGGCACGCTCGCCGGGATCGCCGCCCTCTACTCGATCATCCACGTACCCGACGAGCACCTGCCGGCGGCGTTCGCGGAGTTCCACCGCACCCTCGTCCCCGGCGGCCACGTCCTGCTGGCCTTCCAGTACGGCGACGGCGACGGCCTGCGCCTCACGGAGCGCTTCGGCCACGAGATCAGCCTCGACTACCACTGGCGCACCCCGGACACGGTCGCCACCGTCCTGACCGAGGCGGGCCTCCACCCGCTCGCCCGGACGGTGCGCGAACCCCTGGACGAGGAGAAACTCCCCCGCGGCTTCATCCTGGCCCGCAAGGCCCCGGCCGACCGGCACGGACAGCA